The Punica granatum isolate Tunisia-2019 chromosome 4, ASM765513v2, whole genome shotgun sequence sequence aaaaacagaaaagtaatTAAACCTATGAAACTAAAAGGATAGTTTTCCCTAAAATCCATAAACGGTGGGGGCATTTACTTGCTTTCCATTTTCCGGTGGACCCTCAACCCGCAAAATATTTATGCGGTGGGTCCCACTTCTTCCAGCTCACGCTCAAGAGGGACGCCGTTGGGAAGGCAAGAGAGAAGCACGCCCTCGTCCTCTTCCCCTCGTCGCCTATAAATACACACCGATGGGAAATCAGCGGACGTACGTGCTCAATCCCTCGCCATTGAAGCAGAgctcaagaagaagaagacgaagaagacgACGACGGTTGAAGGATCGTCCGGCGGAGACCTCGCATCGATCTATGCAACCGGCGCCTAACCCATCGATCCTGCGCTACCGACCCTCCGACGAAGAAGAGACCCGACGACTGCTGTTGATCGCCCTGCCTCCTTCCTTATGAGCCGTTTTGACAACACGCGCTGCTCCTCCAACCTCAGCCGCTTCATTGCCGGCATTCTCCTCTTCATCCTTTACCATTCCTTCcagttaatttcaaatttcccGATTCCTATACACCCGTAATCTCGTCGCCTTCCCCCTCCCTCTGccccgtctctctctctctctgcgcaTTCGACGAGCCTGATCCGCCCTTCCCACTCCCTCCCTGTCTGCGCTGCTGTTGATTCTGATACCGATTCTTATTTCTCTGATATGGATTCTGAGGAATCATCCTCCGATTCTCTGTTCGATGGTTAGTATCCACCTACCCGCCATTTCTTTTGACGCTTCTTTCGCATATTCTCTTTCTTTGTTCTGCCTTCCGTGCTTCTTGGTCTGATCTGCATTTCATATATTCGATGAACCCCATCTTAAACAAAACAAGGCTCGTCCTCGTATGATTGATCAACCTATGGAATCCTTAATTTGCAAGTGCTACTTTTTGGTGCCATTGAGGTAAGTTTACGAACAACTGAAATTTCAGCTCATAGAATCAGGTAATGGGGCTTTTGGATGTAATGAGGATATGCAGCTCATCCCAATTTGCTGTAGTATCTCTCGGCTGTAGTCGGTGTGTTTTTTTTACTAATCTGCTGAAGTCAGTGCCTTGCCGCTTACTCCTTGTTTCGTTCCTCATATGTACACTTGCCGATATTTCCTTTTTGTGGGTGGCTGAGAAGGGTAGCTACCGTTGCGATGTACGGCCTTTTCAAATGGTAGTATTGTTTGGCTCTGATCTCTCTTTTTGCCAATGGGCAGGCACTATTTTATCACGCATTGAGCTGCAACGCACTTCAACCCCTTCAGTCATTGTGATTGGTGGTGGAATATCTGGGTTATCCGCTGCCCGAATTCTTCATGAAGCTAATTTTAAGGTAATAATGAAAGTAAAAGCATGTTTATGTATGAAGGAAGTTACTTTTCTATCCTATCTAACGCAATTTTTACTTATAGGTGATCTTGCTCGAGTCTCGGGATAGGTTAGGTGGCCGTATTCACACCGACTACTCCTTCGGGTTCCCCGTTGACATGGGAGCAGCATGGTATGTTTGTACTGCACTCTGATGTATTATGGTCTTACATGTCTCCAGCAGATCATAGAACCCTGCAACAAAATAATTTGAGGAGTTATAATGAGCAgattatcattattatattGAGAACTTAGAGCAGATCAGTATCCTAATCGTCTGATGTTGATGTATCTGTTATGGCAAATTACTTCTTGTAGTTTACCACATAACTTCAATCCTGTGATGGCATATTTGAGAAAGAAACTTGTAATGTATGTTGAAAAAGTAGGTTTTGGACGTGATAGAAGGCAAAAATGCTCTGAGTTCTTGATGAGGCTTTTGCTTTAGATGGTGAAGTTATTGTTAGAATTATCAATTATCAGAAAGTTAATTCATGGAATTCTTTTCTGAATTTTGTGCAGGCTACATGGTGCTTGCAATGAGAACCCAGTGGCACCTCTGATACGTCAGTTGGGCCTCACTTTATACCGTACAAGTGGGGACGACTCTGTTTTATATGATCATGATCTGGAAAGGTGCTTCTACAGACTCACCTTGCATTGGTGAATTTTTCACCAGAATTGAACTTTGCTTTTGACTATCACTAATAACAAGTGACACTGACGCCTTTTGTTCTGTTTATATTGTCATTGGTGATATACTAAAGATTTCAGAAGTAATTTACCGTCAGAATCTCATGAAGAATTTTTCATTGGTTGTTTCAGCTACATGCTTTTTGATTTGAATGGCCGACAAGTTCCTCAAAATGTCGTCACTGAAGTAGAAGAGATATTCAAGAAAATTCTGAAAGAGGTATAATCTCGAGGCATTCCTTGAAACTAGGTTTCATGGTTATGTTATTTAATTGTTCTCTTTCACTCCTTCAGACAGATAAAGTGAGAAATGAACATCCCGATGACATGTCTGTTCTCCAAGCGATATCTATTGTGTTGGATAAGCACCCGGAACTAAGGTATTGTGAGATAAAATTACTCAATATTTAGAATAGATAGTTATTTTCTACTAGACTATGGATAGCTCAATCACGAATTTCTATATCCATGATGATCTAACGTACTTGTACCTTCAACAGACGAGAAGGACTTGCCCATGAGGTTTTGCAATGGTATATATGCAGAATGGAAGCTTGGTTTGCTGCAGATGCTGATATGATATCACTGAAGAGCTGGGATCAGGCAAGTTTAAACAGTTTTCTTCAGTATAATTATATGAACATGTATTGATTTTGCTCATGCTGTGCTTTCGAGTGCATGATAACCATGCTTAAGAGGTTCTTTTGATTTAACAGGAGCAGGTTCTTTCAGGTGGTCATGGCCTGATGGTGCAGGGCTACTACCCTGTCATAAAAGCTCTTGCTAGAAATATTGATGTACGCTTGAATCATAGGTACTTTTAGCATTACTAAAGTGCTTTTTCAAGAGTTCCCATTCACTGAGATGTCAAAAGTTTTTCGTTGAGAATTCTCATTGTGTGTGAACTTCTCTCAACCTTGACTATCAGGGtcaaaagaatatataatGGGAGCGACAAGGTCATGGTCACTGTCGAGAATGGAAGGAACTTTATTGCTGATGCTGCAATTGTCACTGTCCCTCTGGGCATTCTGAAAGCGAATTTGATCGACTTTGAGCCTAAATTGCCTGACTGGAAGGTTTCTGCAATTGCAGATCTTGGTGTAGGCAATGAGAATAAGGTCGCACTGTTGTTCCCCAATGTGTTTTGGCCTAATGTGGAGCTCCTAGGTGTTGTTGCTTCAACTTCCTATGCTTGCGGTTATTTTCTCAATCTCCACAAAGCAACAGGACATCCTGTTCTAGTGTATATGGCTGCGGGAAGGTTTGCTTATGACCTTGAGAAGCTGTCGGATGAGGCTGCCAAAG is a genomic window containing:
- the LOC116205250 gene encoding probable polyamine oxidase 4 isoform X1 → MDSEESSSDSLFDGTILSRIELQRTSTPSVIVIGGGISGLSAARILHEANFKVILLESRDRLGGRIHTDYSFGFPVDMGAAWLHGACNENPVAPLIRQLGLTLYRTSGDDSVLYDHDLESYMLFDLNGRQVPQNVVTEVEEIFKKILKETDKVRNEHPDDMSVLQAISIVLDKHPELRREGLAHEVLQWYICRMEAWFAADADMISLKSWDQEQVLSGGHGLMVQGYYPVIKALARNIDVRLNHRVKRIYNGSDKVMVTVENGRNFIADAAIVTVPLGILKANLIDFEPKLPDWKVSAIADLGVGNENKVALLFPNVFWPNVELLGVVASTSYACGYFLNLHKATGHPVLVYMAAGRFAYDLEKLSDEAAKDFVLLQLKKMFPDATEPVQYLVSHWGTDPNSLGCYSYDLVGKPGDLYEKLRAPVGNLFFGGEAVSMDEHQGSVHGAYGAGVSAAQDCERHLLKRLGRITKVRLASFLQESLEAAAIPLQISRM
- the LOC116205250 gene encoding probable polyamine oxidase 4 isoform X2; protein product: MGAAWLHGACNENPVAPLIRQLGLTLYRTSGDDSVLYDHDLESYMLFDLNGRQVPQNVVTEVEEIFKKILKETDKVRNEHPDDMSVLQAISIVLDKHPELRREGLAHEVLQWYICRMEAWFAADADMISLKSWDQEQVLSGGHGLMVQGYYPVIKALARNIDVRLNHRVKRIYNGSDKVMVTVENGRNFIADAAIVTVPLGILKANLIDFEPKLPDWKVSAIADLGVGNENKVALLFPNVFWPNVELLGVVASTSYACGYFLNLHKATGHPVLVYMAAGRFAYDLEKLSDEAAKDFVLLQLKKMFPDATEPVQYLVSHWGTDPNSLGCYSYDLVGKPGDLYEKLRAPVGNLFFGGEAVSMDEHQGSVHGAYGAGVSAAQDCERHLLKRLGRITKVRLASFLQESLEAAAIPLQISRM